A stretch of Paludisphaera borealis DNA encodes these proteins:
- a CDS encoding DUF5658 family protein, translating to METNAEPGDRRGGTRRQRPTGPLDAFRLGGRRARVRREEDKGDIYFLDRFPARTLALVVGVLGLTLLDGVLTIELLDTNSEEVNPLMRRLLEYGPLWFLLGKYVLTAVGLPFLVVFQDYRLFATGFRVRFLLPIFLSLYVVLVAYQLHLLDLGHLRADPGGP from the coding sequence TTGGAAACGAATGCGGAACCTGGCGATCGCCGCGGCGGAACGCGTCGACAACGCCCGACCGGACCTCTCGACGCGTTCCGCCTGGGAGGCCGCCGCGCCCGGGTCCGTCGTGAGGAAGACAAGGGGGACATCTACTTCTTGGATCGGTTCCCCGCCCGGACCTTGGCCCTCGTGGTCGGCGTCCTGGGCCTGACGTTGCTCGACGGCGTGCTCACGATTGAACTGCTCGACACCAATAGCGAGGAGGTCAATCCGCTGATGCGGAGGTTGCTCGAATACGGTCCGCTGTGGTTCTTGCTGGGCAAGTATGTGCTGACGGCCGTCGGCCTGCCGTTCCTGGTCGTCTTCCAGGATTACCGACTGTTCGCGACCGGCTTCCGGGTCCGGTTCCTGCTGCCGATCTTTCTGTCGCTTTACGTGGTGCTCGTGGCGTATCAACTGCATTTGCTCGACCTCGGCCATCTCCGCGCCGATCCCGGCGGGCCGTAG
- a CDS encoding prepilin peptidase has product MTFVHHATLIALGMVVGSCVGSFLNVCVYRVPRGRSVLNPPSSCPCCGSSIRARDNVPVLGWIFLGGTCRDCGGRISIRYPLIELATGLLFATVYLAHLAAETGDMLERCGPWLVGFRVVVEPLLILTPIAAVWMRAEARAIAG; this is encoded by the coding sequence GTGACGTTCGTGCATCACGCGACTCTGATCGCGCTGGGGATGGTGGTCGGCTCGTGCGTGGGGAGCTTTCTGAACGTCTGCGTCTACCGCGTCCCGCGCGGGCGAAGCGTTCTGAATCCCCCGTCGTCCTGCCCTTGCTGCGGGTCGAGCATTCGGGCGCGCGACAACGTGCCGGTGCTCGGCTGGATCTTCCTCGGGGGCACGTGTCGCGACTGCGGGGGGCGGATCTCGATTCGCTACCCGTTGATCGAGCTGGCGACCGGCCTCCTCTTCGCGACGGTGTACCTGGCCCACCTCGCCGCCGAGACCGGCGACATGCTGGAGCGTTGCGGCCCGTGGCTGGTCGGGTTCCGGGTCGTCGTCGAACCGCTTCTCATCCTGACGCCGATCGCGGCCGTCTGGATGCGCGCGGAGGCGCGGGCGATCGCCGGCTAG